One window of Streptomyces sp. NBC_00273 genomic DNA carries:
- a CDS encoding ParB/RepB/Spo0J family partition protein: protein MDEPNPRHATQPPDVAAEVPVGALLAADSPRAVQVDESHAQALAHSGRTLPPLLVHRPTMRIIDGTHRLRAAVLRGQDTVPVTYFDGSAEDAFVLSVEANISHGLPLTHAERTAAALRILRSHPDWSDRGIARRTGLVGKTVGALRRREVPGPAPPGRVGQDGRVRPADPVRGREAAARLLAGHPTASLRQIAREAGIAPSTVRDVRRRIGAGADPVPAAQRRSGSTPAPAPPPVPARVRGQPLPALVTSLCKDPLLRLSDAGRLLLRMLDLQVSGLRQWERIVAAIPPYRVETAADAAAQCARDWQELSEELRRRASAHTPA from the coding sequence ATGGACGAGCCGAACCCGCGGCACGCGACGCAGCCCCCCGACGTCGCGGCCGAGGTGCCGGTCGGCGCACTGCTCGCCGCGGATTCCCCCCGCGCCGTCCAGGTGGACGAGAGCCATGCACAGGCCCTCGCGCACTCCGGCCGGACGCTGCCGCCGCTGCTCGTGCACCGCCCCACCATGCGGATCATCGACGGCACGCACCGGTTGCGAGCCGCCGTACTGCGCGGGCAGGACACGGTGCCGGTGACGTACTTCGACGGCAGCGCCGAGGACGCGTTCGTGCTCTCGGTCGAGGCCAACATCAGTCACGGGCTCCCGCTGACCCACGCGGAACGGACCGCTGCGGCGTTACGGATCCTGCGGTCCCACCCCGACTGGTCCGACCGCGGCATCGCGCGGCGGACCGGGCTGGTGGGCAAGACCGTCGGGGCGCTACGACGCCGTGAGGTTCCGGGACCCGCCCCGCCGGGCCGCGTCGGCCAGGACGGCCGCGTCCGGCCGGCCGACCCGGTCCGCGGCCGGGAGGCCGCGGCCCGGCTGCTGGCCGGACATCCCACCGCGTCGCTGCGGCAGATCGCGCGGGAGGCGGGCATCGCGCCCTCGACCGTGCGGGACGTACGGCGCCGGATCGGAGCGGGCGCGGATCCCGTACCGGCGGCCCAGCGGCGCTCCGGCAGCACCCCGGCCCCCGCACCACCTCCGGTTCCCGCCCGGGTCCGGGGGCAGCCACTGCCCGCACTGGTCACCAGCCTGTGCAAGGACCCCCTGCTCAGGCTGAGCGATGCGGGCAGGCTCCTGCTCCGCATGCTCGACCTCCAGGTGAGCGGACTGCGCCAGTGGGAGCGGATCGTCGCCGCAATACCCCCGTACCGCGTGGAGACGGCGGCCGACGCGGCCGCCCAGTGCGCACGGGACTGGCAGGAACTGTCCGAAGAACTACGGCGCCGTGCCTCGGCGCACACCCCTGCCTGA
- a CDS encoding DHA2 family efflux MFS transporter permease subunit, with protein sequence MSVVEGARVDAGSGEGGGAEGPVRLDGRLKLVLVVLLVAQFMLAVDFSILNVALPVIGDGLGFSLSNLQWIATSFALCAAGFTLLFGRVADLFGRRRLFLVGLAVLGLSSLVGGLATSPEMLIAARVFQGLATAAVTPAGLSLLTTSFPEGPLREKALGLNGALMSAGFTTGAILGGVLTDLLSWRWAFFINVPVALAVLFIAPAVIKESRPSVRPKLDLPGATAVTLGLLALIYGLTQAGEHGWGAPSALGWLAAGVVLLVVFYAIESRSSAPLVPVSVLKKKTVAWGNIAGLIAFLTETSLVFLMTLYLQEVLDFSPLTAGLSFGVLGIGTVIGGSIAPRVIGAVGTRSTLIIGGVLQAVATLSLIALGETSSSMWLLLVATFAGGVGNMLVIVGFMVTATTGLPDHEQGMATGLATMTQQVGITMGTPIMSAIAAANTDIHAGITTAVIVNTAIVLVGTVTTVLFLRNKAAKDLAAAG encoded by the coding sequence ATGTCGGTTGTCGAGGGAGCGCGTGTTGACGCGGGTTCAGGGGAGGGGGGAGGAGCCGAGGGGCCCGTTCGTTTGGACGGGCGTTTGAAGTTGGTGTTGGTGGTGCTGCTGGTGGCGCAGTTCATGCTGGCGGTTGATTTCTCGATTCTGAACGTGGCGTTGCCGGTGATCGGTGACGGGCTGGGTTTCTCGTTGTCGAATCTGCAGTGGATCGCGACGTCGTTCGCGTTGTGTGCTGCTGGTTTCACGCTGTTGTTCGGCAGGGTGGCTGACCTGTTCGGGCGTCGTCGGTTGTTCCTGGTGGGTCTGGCGGTGCTGGGCCTGTCCTCGCTCGTGGGCGGCCTGGCGACGTCGCCGGAGATGTTGATCGCGGCGCGCGTGTTCCAGGGGCTGGCGACCGCCGCGGTGACGCCGGCCGGTCTGTCCCTGCTCACCACGTCGTTCCCTGAGGGTCCGCTCCGTGAGAAGGCCCTCGGCCTGAACGGTGCTCTGATGTCGGCGGGGTTCACGACGGGCGCGATCCTGGGTGGTGTCCTGACGGATCTGTTGTCGTGGCGGTGGGCGTTCTTCATCAACGTTCCCGTGGCGTTGGCGGTGTTGTTCATTGCTCCGGCGGTGATCAAGGAGTCGCGTCCGTCGGTGCGTCCGAAGTTGGATCTGCCGGGTGCTACGGCTGTGACGTTGGGTCTGTTGGCGTTGATCTACGGGTTGACGCAGGCGGGTGAGCACGGTTGGGGTGCGCCGTCAGCGTTGGGTTGGCTGGCCGCGGGTGTGGTGCTGCTGGTGGTCTTCTACGCCATCGAGTCGAGGAGCTCGGCTCCGCTGGTGCCGGTTTCGGTGTTGAAGAAGAAGACGGTCGCGTGGGGCAACATCGCGGGTCTGATCGCGTTCCTCACCGAGACCAGCCTGGTCTTCCTGATGACGCTGTACCTCCAGGAGGTGCTGGACTTCTCGCCGCTGACGGCGGGTCTGTCGTTCGGTGTGTTGGGTATCGGCACGGTGATCGGTGGTTCGATCGCTCCGCGGGTGATCGGTGCGGTGGGAACACGGTCGACGCTGATCATCGGTGGTGTGTTGCAGGCGGTCGCGACGCTGAGCCTGATCGCGTTGGGTGAGACTTCGTCGAGCATGTGGCTCCTCCTCGTCGCGACGTTCGCGGGTGGTGTGGGCAACATGTTGGTGATCGTCGGGTTCATGGTGACGGCGACGACGGGTCTGCCGGATCACGAGCAGGGTATGGCGACGGGTCTGGCGACGATGACGCAGCAGGTCGGTATCACGATGGGTACGCCGATCATGTCGGCGATCGCTGCGGCCAACACGGACATTCATGCGGGGATCACGACCGCGGTCATCGTGAACACCGCGATCGTCCTGGTCGGCACCGTCACCACCGTCCTCTTCCTCCGGAACAAGGCCGCGAAGGACCTCGCCGCCGCCGGCTGA